From a single Deltaproteobacteria bacterium genomic region:
- a CDS encoding amidohydrolase, with protein MDGVEVIDADGHVLETDAELEQYFDGDYKGHRRTGTFSIFPSLDGWPRGFVRGLNKVTKVDVNSWIEFIEGSKISSAVLYPTAALSAGLIQDHDWACVVARMYNNWLYDRYCKVDKRLKGVALLPVQNPQEAANELRRCVKDYGMVAGLLPAVTKLNKGYGHADFHPIYKAAEELNVPLTVHGAVSADLGFDFLQTMSMIHTLEHPIAQMIQLTSVVLDGVFDLFPKLRIGFLEAGAGWIPYMMDRLDEKDHIDRKRNHFPLSKKPSEYFKSGNIYVTCETDEKTLDVVAREMGEDFMMYPTDFPHEREAGVFAKDIPEFWERTDLSEQVKRKVFSSNAKRFYDLK; from the coding sequence ATGGATGGAGTAGAAGTCATCGATGCCGACGGCCATGTGTTGGAAACCGACGCCGAGTTGGAACAGTACTTTGACGGCGACTACAAAGGCCATCGCCGCACCGGGACGTTTTCGATTTTCCCGTCCCTCGACGGCTGGCCGCGCGGCTTCGTGCGCGGCTTGAACAAGGTCACAAAAGTCGATGTGAATAGCTGGATCGAATTCATCGAAGGCTCAAAAATCTCCAGCGCGGTGCTTTATCCAACCGCCGCGCTGTCCGCCGGTCTAATCCAAGATCACGATTGGGCCTGCGTCGTCGCGCGCATGTACAACAACTGGCTTTACGACCGCTACTGCAAGGTCGATAAGCGCTTGAAGGGCGTAGCGTTGTTGCCGGTCCAAAACCCGCAGGAGGCCGCCAACGAACTTCGCCGCTGCGTCAAAGATTACGGCATGGTCGCGGGACTCTTGCCGGCGGTGACGAAACTCAACAAAGGTTACGGCCACGCCGATTTCCACCCGATCTATAAGGCCGCTGAGGAGTTGAACGTTCCGCTGACCGTGCACGGCGCGGTGAGCGCTGATTTGGGTTTCGACTTTTTGCAAACCATGTCGATGATCCACACCCTGGAGCATCCCATCGCCCAAATGATTCAGCTCACCAGCGTCGTCCTCGACGGCGTCTTCGATCTGTTTCCCAAACTGCGCATCGGCTTTCTTGAAGCCGGCGCCGGCTGGATTCCCTACATGATGGATCGTTTGGACGAGAAAGATCATATCGACCGCAAGCGCAACCATTTTCCACTCAGCAAAAAACCCAGCGAATATTTCAAGAGCGGTAATATCTACGTCACCTGCGAAACTGACGAGAAGACCTTGGACGTCGTCGCCCGCGAGATGGGCGAGGATTTCATGATGTACCCCACCGACTTCCCCCACGAACGGGAAGCCGGCGTGTTCGCCAAAGACATCCCTGAATTCTGGGAGAGAACGGATTTGTCGGAACAGGTGAAGCGAAAAGTGTTCAGCAGTAACGCCAAACGGTTTTACGATTTGAAATAG